GGCAGCTTCACCGCCGACCTGGGCGTGCTGGGCCAGCCCACCTTCGGCCCCTTCACACTGGCGCAGGGCGTGTGGCAGCAACCGGCGATTCTGCCGTTCTGAGCGGCCCCCAGTGCGTGCCGGGCACGGTCAGACGTCCCCTGACCGTATGGTAGGGTAAGGGGTATGAAGAACACCTTCGCCGTCACCATGACGCTGCTGCTGGCGCTCGCGCTGGGCGGTTCCTATGCCGGGTACCGTATCGCGTCGGCCCCGGAACACGAGGCCGCCGCCGCGCCGGAAGCCGGGGCCGGAGGGGCGCAGGCCGAGGGGGCCACGTCCGCCCAGACCACCACCAACGGGCAAAACGAGCCGGGCGGTCCCACTGCCGATATGTCCGGCACGACCGGCACCGCCGGGGGAACCGGGCAGGGAGGTGCGGGACAGGTCAGCAGCAACAGCCGGGGCGGGGCCATGAGCGGCGGCGGGATGGGAGCCGCTGGTGCCCAGGGTGAGGGTCAGAACGGCAACACGGCGAACACGGGGCCGGAGGGCAGCAACGCCAACACCGTCAACGAGAACAGCGGCACGCTGGGCGGCCAGATGACCGCCAACGGCACGCCGGGCCAGCGCTCCCAGGACACGCCGCAGCCGGGCACGGGGAACACCAACGAGGCCAAGCCCGTCTCCCCCACGGCCCAGGGGTCCGAGGGCACCGAACTCGGCCAGACGGGTACCACGAACACCGAAAAGGCCGCGGCGGGCAACCCGGCGGTCAGCAACAGCCAGGCGGCGGCCATCGCCAGCGCCACGGCGGGCGACACCGGCCAGGGGCAGCAGAAGTTTGCCGCCAACTGCGCGGGCTGCCACGGCGCGGATGCGGGGGGCGGCATCGGCCCGGCCCTCAACACCGCGACCGGTCCCGGAAGCTGGATGGTGTCGCAGTTCGAGGCCGCTGTCCGCGAGGGCCATGCCCCCGACCGCGAACTCGCGCCCATGATGCCCCACTTCACGACCGCCCAGATCAGCGACGAGGACCTGACCGACATCTACGCCTACCTCAAGTCGCAGGTGAAGTGACCCCCGTGGCCTAGCCCAATAACCTTCCCCAGCCTGCCCCCACCCGGCAGGCTTATCTTTTGGGCATGACGCCCGGCCCGCTCCTCTCGACCCCTCCCCTGCCGGACTTTGGGCCAGGGGTGCGGCCAGCGACGCTGGAGCAGGTGCCGGAAGCGGCGGGCCTGCTGGTGCCGCACGACGGTGAGCCGGTCGCGGATGTGCGCGGGCGGCCCGACCGCTGGGCACAGCTCACGCTGGTGGCGAACGCGGTCCGCCGCGAGGTGCCGACGCTGGCCTGGGGAATGGGCGCGGCGCTGGTGGGCCGGGTGCTGGGCGCGGGCATCCGGCAGGGCGGGCAGGGAGCCGGGACAGGGCAGGCAGAAGCGGGGCTGGCGCGGGAATGGGCCGAGGTGCCCCGCGGCGCACAGGTGGAGACCTGGTGGGGCGAGGTACCGCTGCTGTGGCGGGCCGGAAGCGTGACGGCCTGGGCGGGTGTGGCCCTGCCTGGCCCGCTGCGGGACGCCTTCCTGGCGAGCCTGGCGGGGGCACAGCCCCGCCGGCCGGGGTCGCCGCTGGAGGCCGTGGGCGGCGAGGCGGCGCTGCGGGCCATGCTGGCCGACTTCTACGCCCGTGCCCGTGCGGACGCCCTGCTCGGCCCGGTGTTCGCCGCCCACGTGAGCGACTGGAACACGCACCTGGACCGGGTGACGGCCTTCTGGGTCACGATGCTGGGCGGCGGCGCGACGTGGCGCGGGAACCTGAATCACGTTCACGCGGGGCTGGGACTGCGCGGGGCGCACCTCACGCGCTGGCTGGAGCTGTTCGGGGAGGCGGCGAGGGTGCACCTCCCCCCCGCGGCGGCGGCGCTGCTCGTCTCGCGGGCCGGCGCGATGGGCGCACGCCTGGGCCAGCGCGCGACCCGGAACGGTCCTCACGCAGGGCGCGTACCGTAGGGGGTATGGCTCCCTTTCATCTCCCGTTTCTCGGCAAGGACGAAGACCGGCTTCCCGACGGCGTGACGCACCCCACCTGGGTCGTGCTGGACGTGACCGGCCCCTACCCCGAGCGCCAGCCCGCCAACCCCATCCAGGCCCTGCTCAGCCGCGAGGACACGCTGGAGGCGCTGGAGGCCCGCGTGGAGAAGTTGCGCCACGCCGACTGGCTGCACGGCGTGCTGGTGCGTGTTTCTGAGTTCACGGCCCCGCCCGCCACCGCCCACGCGATTCGCCAGATGCTCGCGCGGCTGGGCCAGGACAAGCGGGTGGTCGCCTTTCTGCCGCAGCTCACCATGACGGCGCTGCTGGCGGCGAGCGGCGCGGGGGAAATCGTCGCGCCCGAGTCGGCGGATGTGCTGGTGCCCGGCTTCGCGGTGCAGCCGACCTACCTGGGGGCCTTCCTCAAAAAGCACGGGATCGAGTTCGAGAACCTGCGCATCCGGGAATACAAGGCCGCCCTCACCCGCTTCTCGCAGGACCACATGGACGAGGCCAACCGTGAGCAGCTCCGCGCGTACCTGGACGGCCTGGAAACCGCCTGGGCACGCGACCTCGCGGCGGCCCGCGGCGTGGGCGAGGACACGGCCCGCGCCTGGCTGAGAGGCGACCTCACCAGCGCCCACGCGGCCCAGGCGGCGGGCCTGATCACCCGCGTCGCCTACGAGGACGAACTGGTCGGCCCCGGCACCCGGCCCCTGGCGGCGGTGCTGGACCTGCTGCTGCCCCATAAGGGCAATGCGAAGGCCGGGCGGGTCGCGGTCGTCTCGCTGGTGGGGACCATCGTGCCGGGCAAGAGCCGCAACAATCCCCTCCCCCTCCCGCTGCTGGGCGGCCCGCAGGCGGGGTCGGACACGGTGGTCGCGGCCCTCAAGCGGGCGAAAAAGGACGACAAGACCAAGGCCATCGTGCTGTATGTAAACAGCGGCGGCGGCTCGGCCCTGGCCTCCGACCTGATCTGGCGCGAGGTCGCCACCTCGGAAAAGCCCGTGGTGGCGGTGATGGGCGAGTACGCGGCGAGCGGCGGCTACTACGTCCTCACGCACGCGCGGCATGTGGTCGCCAGCCCCTACACCCTCACGGGCAGCATTGGCGTGGTGAGCGGCAAGCCCGTGATGCGCGAGTTCAACGCCCGGCACGGCCTGAATCCCGAACCCGTGGGCAACGAGCGCGCCCTGATGTACAGCGCGGCCCGCCCCTTTTCCGAGGGCCAACGCGCCCACGTCGAGCGCGGTATTTCGGAGGTCTACGACCGCTTCGTGTCCCGCGTGGCCGAGGGCCGGGGGCTGACGCCCGAGCGCGTCAACGAAATCGGGCGGGGCCGCATCTGGAGCGGGCTGGACGCGCTGGACCTGGGCCTGGTGGACGAACTGGGCGACCTGCACGCGGGCATCGAGCGCGCCTGCGAACTGGCGGGCCTGCCCTACGACGCCCCCACCTGGAACGCTGCGCCCGCCAGGAATGGTCCCCTCCCCGAATTCGTGCAGGAGGCCGCCCGCGCCGCCCAGGTAACGGTCTGGCCCTTCGGCCGCGAGCGGGTGCTGACGTGGCTGGATCAGGAGATCAAGGTGCGGTAAGTGGTCAGTGGGGAGTGGTAAGTGGAAAAAGAAGGGGGAGGCGGAAGCTTTGGGCTTGTCCGCCTCCCCTTCCGGCTGGGTCAACAACAGCTCCCAGCCCACTCACCACTGACCACTACCCACTCACCTTCTCGTACTCCCCGATCTGCCCCCGGATCACATCCAGACTCCCCTCCCAGAACTCCGGCGCGTGCAGGTCGATGCCGAAGCGGGCGGCGAGGGTGCGGGCGTCCGCGAGGCCGGTACTGGACAGCAGGTCGTCGTAGCGGGCCTGGAAGTCGGCTTCGCGGCCTTCCGCCTTCGCCTGCCTGTACTGGGCGTACAGCCCCAGGCCGAACAGCAGGCCGAAGGTGTAGGGGTAGTTGTAGAAGCCCAGGCTGTAGTAGTGCGGCTTGACGGCCCACATGTAGGGGTGGGTAGTGGACAGCGCCTCGCCGTACGTTTCGCGCTGCGCCCAGGTCATCAGGTCGCAGAACTCCTGTGGGGTCAGGTCGCGTTCGGCGCGCTTCTCGAAGACGGCGCGCTCGAACAGGAAGCGCGAGTGGATATCCACCACGACCTGCGCGTGCCCCAGCAGTTGCGTCTCTAAGACATAGAGCCGCTCGTCGCCGGTAGCCTGCTCCAGCGCCGCGTTCTGGATGATCGTCTCGCAGAAGATGGAGGCGGTTTCGGCCAGGGTCATCGGCGTCTCGCGTTGCAGCGGCGTGCGCGGGGCCTTGAGGAGGTTGTGGTAGCCGTGCCCCAGCTCGTGCGCGAGGGTAGAGACGCTGTCGAGGCTGGGGTCGTGGTTCATCAGGATGCGGCTTTCGTCACCCTGCCAGCCCATGCAGAAGGCCCCGCCGCGCTTGCCGTCGCGCGGCCCGGCGTCAATCCAGCTCTCGCGGAAGGCGCGGGCGGCGTAGTCCCCGAGTTTGTCCGAGTACCTCCGGAACTGCGCCTCGACAAAGCGCGTCCCGGCCTCGTAGGTCCACTCGGTGTCGCTGCGGCCCAGCGGCGCGAAGAGGTCCCACCAGTCGAGCTTTTCCTTGCCCAGCGCGCGGGCCTTGGCCGCGAAGTAGCGGCGGAAGTCGGGCAGGCTGCGTTCCACCGCGCCCTGCATCGCGTCCAGCGTCTCGCGGTCGATGCCATGCGTGAGCAGACTGGGGGCCACCGCGTCGGGGAAGCCGCGGCGGGCGGCCAACGTCCCCTCCTCGCCCTTCACGCCGTTGAGCGCGGCAGCCAGCACCACCTCGGCGTCCTTCCAGACCTTCAGTTCGGCCTCGAAGGCGTCCCGGCGCACGCTCTCGTCGGGGTCGGTGGCGAGGGCGCGCAGGGCGGTGACGGGCAGGCGCTGGCCCCGGTACTCGCCCGTAAGCTGGCTGGAGACGTTGCCGTGCAGCTTGGCCCAGCCCCCGGCCCCGCTCGGGCGCAGGCGGGCGGCCAGGTCCTCCTCTTCGGGGGTCATCTGGTACTGCGCGCGCTCCACGCTGCGCCGAATCAGGTGTTCATGCTCGCGGGCCACCCCCGACCCCGAGAGGAGCGCCTCCACGTCCTGCCCGCCCAGCCAGGCCGTCAGGCGTGAGCGCAGCGGCCCCAGTGGCAGCGTCAGCGTGGTCAGTTCGCCCATCTTCTGCTGGGCGGGCATGTTGCGGCTGTCGGTCGAGACGAAGGCGGAGATGAAGCCGCGCAGCGCGGTCAGGCGGGTGGCGATGTCGTTAAGGCCGCCCAGCACGCGCGCCAGCGTGTCCGGCGTGGCCGGGCTGCCGCCTTCGCGCACGCCCACCTCGTCGAAGGTGGCCTCCAGCGCCGCGACCTCTTCCCGCAGGGCGGCGAGGTCGGCACTCAGGCGCGGGTCGTCCAGCCCGGCATACAGGTCGTCGGTGCGCCAGCGGGGCAGGTCCCTGAGTTCGGTGGTGGTCATGGGGGGCAGTCTAGCCCCGGCCCCGGAGCGGAGGACCCTCCGCCAGATGGCCTACTCAGGCCGCCCGTCCGCCGTGGGCGCACGTTCCAGCGCCTCCAGCCGCTCGGCCACGTTCACCAGGTGGTCGCCCAGGCGCTCCAGGCTGCGGGCCATGCGGTGGGCGGTCAGGGCGATCTCGGCGTCGTCGGGGCGTTCGTGGAGGCGGGTCAGGCTGGCGCGGAGCATCTGCTCGTAGAGGGCGTCCACCTCCTCTGCGTCCAGGCGCATCACCTCGCGGGCGGCCTGCACGTCGCGCTCGGCAAAGGCGTAGGCCAGCTTTTCGAGCATCGCCATCAGCAGGTCCACCAGGGGCAGCACGTCCTGCAAGGTGGCGCTGCGGGTGCGGGGAGCGAGCCGCTCCAGGTCGCGCGCCACCCCGAAGGCGTAGTCGCCCACCCGCTCCAGGTTGGTCAGGCTGCGAAAGACCAGCAGGTGAAAGGCGAGTTCCTCCCGCGTCAGCGGCCCGGCGAAGGCGGCCAGGCAGGCGTCCTCGATCTCACGTTCCAGGGCGTCGGTCTCGCGTTCCAGTGCCTCGGCGCGGGCCGCCAGCCCGGCGTACTCCGCGCGCCCGGAAGCGTCGCGCACGGCGGCGAGTTCTTCCAGCGTCAGGCTGAGCATCCGCAGGAAACGCGCCGTCAGGTGCCGCCGACTGGCCTGACCGCCTGTCAGCATGTCCGCCCCGTTCTCCCCACCACGCCCCACTTCGCCATTGCGGAAGTATCCTAGCCCCTCGTGAGGGCAGGGTCAGGAGGCGGGGTGCCCCGGCGCGTCGGGTGCCGTAGCATGGGCCATGCAGTACAAGCTGATTGACTACCGCAACCAGGGCTTCATCGTGATGGGCGCGCACGACTTCGTGCGCTGGCAGGACAACCTCAGCCGCCGGTTCGACGACAGCGGCGAGGCCGGAAATGTCCACCTCCACGTGCGCCTGAACGGCGAGGACCGCAGCTACACCAGCGTCGAGGACTACCTGAACGAGTTCACCGTGCGCGACCTCACCGAGGAGGACGCCCGCACCCTGGCCCGCCTGTTCGCCGTGGACCGCGAGGCGCATCACGCCTGGTACGGCCAGCACGACATCTTCCAGCCCTTCGCGGGGAAATGACGGCCCCGTGACCCGCAAAGCGGGGGCCATGCTGGAAACGACATCCGGCGCGGCCCCCGCTCCAGGCTCCCCTACCCGAAACGGCCCGTCACATAGGCCTCGGTCCGCTCGTCACGCGGGCTGGTAAAAAGCTGGTCGGTCGCGCCGTGTTCGACCAGTTCGCCGTTCAGGAAAAAGGAGGTCGTGTCGCTGACCCGCGCCGCCTGGTGCATGTTGTGCGTCACGATGAGGATGGTCGTGACCTTTTTCAGGTCGGTCATCAGGTCCTCGATGCGGGCGGTGCTGGCGGGGTCGAGCGCGCTGGTCGGCTCGTCCATCAGCAGGATTTCAGGTTCCACGGCCAGGGCGCGGGCGATGCACAGCCGCTGCTGCTGGCCCCCGCTCAGGCCGGTGGCAGGGGTCTTCAGGCGGTCTTTCACCTCGTCCCACAGGGCCGCCCCGCGCAGCGAGCGTTCGGCCACCTCCAGCAGGTGCTGGCGGTCGCGGACCCCGGCCAGCTTGAGGCCGCTCACCACGTTGTCGAAGACGCTCATGGTGGGAAAGGGGTTGGGCTTCTGAAAGACCATCCCGACGCGGCGGCGCATGGTCACCGGGTCCACGCCGGGGCCGTACACGTCCTCGCCATCGAGCAGAATCCGGCCGGTCACGCGCGCGCCGGGGGTCAGGTCGTGCATCCGGTTGACGGCACGCAGGAAGGTGGTCTTGCCGCAGCCGCTCGGCCCGATCAGGGCGTTCACGCTGCCGCGCTGCACGTTGAGATTCACGCCGCGCACGGCCTGTTTCTCGCCGTAAAAGATGTTCACGTCACTCGCGCTGAGAAGGGAGGTCATTGAGGGTCAGGCTCCTTGGGGGCGAACAGGGTTGAGGGATGGGTGATGAGTGATGAGCCAGGCAGCAGGCGGGAGTGCAACGAGGGCGACCTCATCACTCATCCCCCGTTCCTCATCACTTCCTGCGGCTGAATCGCCGCGCGAGCAGGCTGGTGAGAAAAATCAGCGAAATCAGCAGCAGCGCCCCGGCCTTCGCCATCCGCTGGTTCTCGTCGTAGGCGCTGGTGGCTCCGCGGTAGATTTCCAGGGGCAGGGCGCTCATGGGCCGGGTGGGGTCGAAATTCACGCTGCTGTTGCCGAAGGCGGTAAAGAGGAGCGGGGCGGCCTCCCCGGCCACGCGGGCCAGGGCCAGCATCACGCCCGTGACGATGCCCCCGGCGGCAGCGGGCAGCACGACCCGCAGGATGACCACCCACTGCGGCAGCCCCAGGCTCAGCCCCGCCTCGCGCACGCTGAGGGGCACCAGCTTCAGGACCTCCTCGGTGGTGCGCACCACGATGGGAATCATCAGGAAGCCCAGGGCCAGCGCCCCCGCCAGGCCGGAGAAGCCGAAGCGCAGCACGATCAGGCCGTAGGCGACCAGCCCCATCACGATGGCGGGAATCCCGGCCAGCACGTCGCTGATCAGGCGGATCGTGGGCATCAGGGGATGGCGCGGGTACTCGGCCAGGAAGACGCCGCCCGCCACGCCGACCAGCACGCCCACCACGCTCGCCATCAGCAGCATCGTGAGGCTGCCGATGATCGCGTTGAGCAGGCCGCCGCCCGCCTCGCCCTCCGGGGCTGGGGTCCGGGTGAAGAACTCCAGGTTCAGGGCACCCAGACCCTCACGCAGCAGGTACCCGAAGATCAGGATCAGCGGCGCGACGACCAGCCCTGTGGCGAGCAGAATCAGCGCCCCCATCAGCAGGTTCTTCATGCGCCGGGCCAGGCTGAGCCGGGGGGCGCGGCGGGCCGGGTGGGCGGCAGCGGCCCGCATCACTGGATGCCCTTCGGCGTCAGGCGCGCGATGATCAGCCGGGCCACCAGATTCACGGCCACGCTCAGCGCGAAGAGGCTCAGGCCCAGCGCGACCACGCTGGAACGGTGCAGTGCCTCCTGCGCGTCCCCGAACTGGTTGGCGATGACAGAAGCCATCGTGCTGGCATTCCCCCACAGGCTCTTGAGAATCTCCTGGCTGTCCCCGATCACCATCGCCACCGCCAGCGTCTCGCCCAGCGCGCGGCCCAGGGCCAGAATCACGCCGCCCAGAATCCCGGCGCGGGCGTAGGGCAGGATGGCGCGGGAGACGACCTCCCACTTCGTCGCGCCCAGGGCGTACATCGCCTCGCGCTGGTCCTGCGGCACCAGCCGGATCACGTCACGCGCCACCGAGGCCGTGTACGGCAGGATCATCACGGTCAGGATGATGATGGCGAGCGCCAGCCCCCGCCCCCCCGCTCCCGACGGCACGAAGAAGCACTGGAGGCTGGTCTGGCCCTGTGCCCACAGCTCGTTGCAGCGGGTGAGGGTCGGCACGTTCGCGGGGTCCAGAAAGTAGGCGGTCTGCCAGCGCCCCAGCAGCGGCGCAATCACGAACAAGGCC
The nucleotide sequence above comes from Deinococcus carri. Encoded proteins:
- a CDS encoding cytochrome c yields the protein MKNTFAVTMTLLLALALGGSYAGYRIASAPEHEAAAAPEAGAGGAQAEGATSAQTTTNGQNEPGGPTADMSGTTGTAGGTGQGGAGQVSSNSRGGAMSGGGMGAAGAQGEGQNGNTANTGPEGSNANTVNENSGTLGGQMTANGTPGQRSQDTPQPGTGNTNEAKPVSPTAQGSEGTELGQTGTTNTEKAAAGNPAVSNSQAAAIASATAGDTGQGQQKFAANCAGCHGADAGGGIGPALNTATGPGSWMVSQFEAAVREGHAPDRELAPMMPHFTTAQISDEDLTDIYAYLKSQVK
- a CDS encoding group III truncated hemoglobin — its product is MTPGPLLSTPPLPDFGPGVRPATLEQVPEAAGLLVPHDGEPVADVRGRPDRWAQLTLVANAVRREVPTLAWGMGAALVGRVLGAGIRQGGQGAGTGQAEAGLAREWAEVPRGAQVETWWGEVPLLWRAGSVTAWAGVALPGPLRDAFLASLAGAQPRRPGSPLEAVGGEAALRAMLADFYARARADALLGPVFAAHVSDWNTHLDRVTAFWVTMLGGGATWRGNLNHVHAGLGLRGAHLTRWLELFGEAARVHLPPAAAALLVSRAGAMGARLGQRATRNGPHAGRVP
- a CDS encoding S49 family peptidase yields the protein MAPFHLPFLGKDEDRLPDGVTHPTWVVLDVTGPYPERQPANPIQALLSREDTLEALEARVEKLRHADWLHGVLVRVSEFTAPPATAHAIRQMLARLGQDKRVVAFLPQLTMTALLAASGAGEIVAPESADVLVPGFAVQPTYLGAFLKKHGIEFENLRIREYKAALTRFSQDHMDEANREQLRAYLDGLETAWARDLAAARGVGEDTARAWLRGDLTSAHAAQAAGLITRVAYEDELVGPGTRPLAAVLDLLLPHKGNAKAGRVAVVSLVGTIVPGKSRNNPLPLPLLGGPQAGSDTVVAALKRAKKDDKTKAIVLYVNSGGGSALASDLIWREVATSEKPVVAVMGEYAASGGYYVLTHARHVVASPYTLTGSIGVVSGKPVMREFNARHGLNPEPVGNERALMYSAARPFSEGQRAHVERGISEVYDRFVSRVAEGRGLTPERVNEIGRGRIWSGLDALDLGLVDELGDLHAGIERACELAGLPYDAPTWNAAPARNGPLPEFVQEAARAAQVTVWPFGRERVLTWLDQEIKVR
- a CDS encoding M3 family oligoendopeptidase, encoding MTTTELRDLPRWRTDDLYAGLDDPRLSADLAALREEVAALEATFDEVGVREGGSPATPDTLARVLGGLNDIATRLTALRGFISAFVSTDSRNMPAQQKMGELTTLTLPLGPLRSRLTAWLGGQDVEALLSGSGVAREHEHLIRRSVERAQYQMTPEEEDLAARLRPSGAGGWAKLHGNVSSQLTGEYRGQRLPVTALRALATDPDESVRRDAFEAELKVWKDAEVVLAAALNGVKGEEGTLAARRGFPDAVAPSLLTHGIDRETLDAMQGAVERSLPDFRRYFAAKARALGKEKLDWWDLFAPLGRSDTEWTYEAGTRFVEAQFRRYSDKLGDYAARAFRESWIDAGPRDGKRGGAFCMGWQGDESRILMNHDPSLDSVSTLAHELGHGYHNLLKAPRTPLQRETPMTLAETASIFCETIIQNAALEQATGDERLYVLETQLLGHAQVVVDIHSRFLFERAVFEKRAERDLTPQEFCDLMTWAQRETYGEALSTTHPYMWAVKPHYYSLGFYNYPYTFGLLFGLGLYAQYRQAKAEGREADFQARYDDLLSSTGLADARTLAARFGIDLHAPEFWEGSLDVIRGQIGEYEKVSG
- a CDS encoding phosphate signaling complex PhoU family protein, giving the protein MLTGGQASRRHLTARFLRMLSLTLEELAAVRDASGRAEYAGLAARAEALERETDALEREIEDACLAAFAGPLTREELAFHLLVFRSLTNLERVGDYAFGVARDLERLAPRTRSATLQDVLPLVDLLMAMLEKLAYAFAERDVQAAREVMRLDAEEVDALYEQMLRASLTRLHERPDDAEIALTAHRMARSLERLGDHLVNVAERLEALERAPTADGRPE
- the pstB gene encoding phosphate ABC transporter ATP-binding protein PstB encodes the protein MTSLLSASDVNIFYGEKQAVRGVNLNVQRGSVNALIGPSGCGKTTFLRAVNRMHDLTPGARVTGRILLDGEDVYGPGVDPVTMRRRVGMVFQKPNPFPTMSVFDNVVSGLKLAGVRDRQHLLEVAERSLRGAALWDEVKDRLKTPATGLSGGQQQRLCIARALAVEPEILLMDEPTSALDPASTARIEDLMTDLKKVTTILIVTHNMHQAARVSDTTSFFLNGELVEHGATDQLFTSPRDERTEAYVTGRFG
- the pstA gene encoding phosphate ABC transporter permease PstA, with amino-acid sequence MRAAAAHPARRAPRLSLARRMKNLLMGALILLATGLVVAPLILIFGYLLREGLGALNLEFFTRTPAPEGEAGGGLLNAIIGSLTMLLMASVVGVLVGVAGGVFLAEYPRHPLMPTIRLISDVLAGIPAIVMGLVAYGLIVLRFGFSGLAGALALGFLMIPIVVRTTEEVLKLVPLSVREAGLSLGLPQWVVILRVVLPAAAGGIVTGVMLALARVAGEAAPLLFTAFGNSSVNFDPTRPMSALPLEIYRGATSAYDENQRMAKAGALLLISLIFLTSLLARRFSRRK
- the pstC gene encoding phosphate ABC transporter permease subunit PstC codes for the protein MSEPAPRAPRPPARAWLSSGSDRVFQVLILALAAIIVLVFVLSVYQLGRESWPALRTFGWQFFTERTWNPVAGKFGAATMLAGTLVTSLAALVISVPLAVASALFVAEYAPKWLANPVGYLIELLAAVPSVVYGLWALFVIAPLLGRWQTAYFLDPANVPTLTRCNELWAQGQTSLQCFFVPSGAGGRGLALAIIILTVMILPYTASVARDVIRLVPQDQREAMYALGATKWEVVSRAILPYARAGILGGVILALGRALGETLAVAMVIGDSQEILKSLWGNASTMASVIANQFGDAQEALHRSSVVALGLSLFALSVAVNLVARLIIARLTPKGIQ